The nucleotide sequence CAGAATGTTGTGAATTGCTTTCAAAAATTATTATCTTCGTGATGAAGGACAGCAGCGGTTCATCAACTTTCAAATCGTGGAATGTTGTGAATTGCTTTCAAAAATTATTATCTTCGTGATGAAGGACAGCTTGAGTTGTACACAGATGGTAAATTATCATGTTGTGAATTGCTTTCAAAAATTATTATCTTCGTGATGAAGGACAGCACCTCGTAGGAAGGCAAATAATGATAATTAGTTGTGAATTGCTTTCAAAAATTATTATCTTCGTGATGAAGGACAGCAAGATGCAAAAATATCCATATTCCTAGACAGTTGTGAATTGCTTTCAAAAATTATTATCTTCGTGATGAAGGACAGCCTCAAAAAATAATCTACTGGTTTTCAGTAGATTATTTTTGTTCTCAGGATTTAAAATTCAGAACAATTCGAGCTGTTGAAAGGTCGGTGGCGGTTCTTCTTTATTTCTGGCAAAAAAGATTTCGATGTCTCCAAACTGTTTATCGGTAATGCACATAATGGCAACCTTTCCGGCTTTCGGAAGCATAAATTTTACTCTTTTGATATGAACTTCTGCATTTTCGCGGCTCGGACAATGACGCACATACATCGAAAACTGGAATAAAGTAAATCCGTCATCAATCAAAGCTTTCCGGAAACGGTTTGCATCTTTCATATTCGCTTTCGTTTCGGTCGGGAGGTCATATAATACTAAAACCCACATAATTCGATATGCATTAAACCTTTCGGCGTTCATATTTTTAGTAAAATGAATAATGTAAAAAGTAAGATGGATTTCTTTTTATCATATAAGTTCAGGATAGGAAATCAGTCGTTTTTCTCCTGTATAGCATTTGTAAAGCGATGACGCTGTCATTTTTACAGCAACCAGCAACGGTCTTGTTTTGTCATCAATACGCACATCTTTGGTCGCAATCTGGAGAATATGTGCTTTAAATTCTTTTGTCAGTTCTTCGGTATCCGGATGAATTTTCAGCCACTGCATCACGAGTAAATCAACAAACGGACGATAAGGTTCCATTAAATCATCGGCAAGGCAATACGGATTGTATTTATTTTTATGAAAAATGCCGAGAACAGGCAACAGTCCGGTTTCTACGATGGCTCTTGCCACAATACTTCTGAGCACGGCATATCCAAAATTAAAAAACTGATTGGGTGAATCTCCAAAACGCTGTCTCAAAAAATCCAGACTGATGAGGTATTTCCAGTAATGCTGCGCCGCAATGCCTTCCATATTCGTAATGTCGCCGGATTTTACGTTTCTCTGATATTCAATCATCGGTTCGTAGTAATTCCCCAGTTTCATCAGGACATTTTTCTGGTTTTCAATCTTGCATTCCACCGTCTGTTTCCAAAGCTGTTTTTTCAGCGGTTCACTGGCTTCCAACTGATCTTTTACGCGATCGGAATGCTCGGTATGCCCATACAGCGGAAGCATTATTCCGTGCGGTAAATGATGGGCATCACAACTCACCACCACGACATTGTTTCCCATCATTTTCTGAATCAGATGGTGCGAAATGGTAATCTGATAATGATCCAGCATCAACAACCCCAAATCTTCCACAGGAACACTCCCCTTCTCCGTTTTGGTTTCCGGACAGAGAATTTTCAATTGCTCGTCTTTGAGTTTAAGGTAAGCGGGATTGCCGATGTAGATGGAGCGGGTTATCATAATTAATATTCTCCAATTTTTGTGATTTCGCCTAAATGGTTTAATTTAACTTTTATTGGATTTAAATCAATAAAACCTTTTGTACTCAATCGATAGAATCTCTTTCCTTCTTTCGCTCCTTCCGTTTTCTTCAATTCTGAATTCTTAGTTTCCAAGTGATGTCTAAACCAATAATCTCCTTCTGCAATACTCCAAACTAAATACAAATGTTTACTCAACACTGGTTTATCATTATTTTTGATTGCTTCGTCAAATTCTTCTTTTGATAATCCCAAAATAAACATTTCATTCTGTTGCATACTGAATTTTAAAGTAAGTTGATCAGCAGGTAACTTATTCAAAAATGATTCTGGAAGTTCTTTGTTTAATAATTCATTCCAAACGCCTGATGAGTTTTTAATAACGGTAGGAATCTTATATTTTTTCCTTTCTACAGCGTGCCAAAATGTACAACTGTGTTGGATAAGTTTATTATCTTTATCTTCGTAAATGGCAATGTGATGATTGTTGCCAGTCTTTACCAATGTTATAACATCATCCTTTTCATTTAATCTAATCGGCACTACTGAATCTTTCAAACCTGTTTTTAATTTTATTGATAAAATTTTTATCCCCTTACTCTCATTATACCATAAAGGATCTTCTTCCAGATTTTTAAAATTACTTAATGCTTTTTTTACATCTTTTCTGTAATCATCGCCAACATTAAATCCCCTATTTAATCTATTTAATACAACTTCTCTAACTTTGTTATCAACTATACTATCTAAAACAATTTTTATTTTATCATCAATTTTTTCATTTCCATTCTTATCTTTTTTAACTGTGTAAGTTTCTTTTCCTGTAAATATGTGATCTTGGGCAGAAACTCCTACCTTATATTTTTTAATTATATGTTTTTCTGCAATCCCCCCTTTAGAATATAACGTTCTTATCCCATAAAGCCCCGCTTCGTGTAATGCTCCTCTTGGAACAATTACGCCTGTAATTTTATTTTTGCCTGTAGCTTTAAATTTTGTTACAATTGCTACTTTCTTACCTGCTTTAAAAGAAACTAAAACTTTATCGGCTTCATTCATTACTTGTTCAGTTGTAAATGGCTTTTGAGTTTTCAAGTATTTTTCTAAAAGTGTAGTCTTTTCGTTAAATTCTATTTTAGCTTCTTCAATTTCTTTGTTCATCAAATCTTTAGTTTCACTTGAATTTAAAGTATTGATGCGTTGAATAAAACCTTGTTTTGTACACGCAACGACCAAGGCATCTATGGCGTGATGGCGATGATCATCTCTTTTTGTCCAATTTTCAATTTCTTCTTTTTGGTGTTTTCTTTTTCCGTGTTCACTTGTCCATTCTTTAGTTACCGTTTGTCCTAATTCTTTGTATTTAGGCATTTGTAAATTCATCAAGACATCGTCCCAACCCCAGAGATTACGAAGCTTTGCTGTAACTCCACCTTCGGTAGTTGTTACGTTACTGCATACTTTTTGCAAAATTTCTCTTGCTTTTCTGGAGATATATTGTGTATCTCTTAATTGTCTGTCGATGAAGTTTTCCCAAAGTTTTTTATCGGTTTCCGTTTCCTTTCCTAGCTTTTTTCTTTCTAAATATTCCTTATGCGAAACTTTTAATCTTTGCATTTTGCTATAAGAAATAATTCCTCTGTTAAACCAGTCATCCACTCTTTCAGCGTATATTCTTACCGCTTCATCGCCTTTTGTAGCCATATAATCATAAGCAGTTTGATTGGTTTTGGTAGCATTACATTTTCTATGAACCAAAACTTTATTAGTCTGTGAATCGTCAAACAACAATGCTTTTGGTACGATGTGATCTACATCGTAAGCATCGCCGCTTAATGCTTCCGTAAGATTAAAACTTTCTCCACAATAGATACATTGATTGTTGACTTTAGCCTCTTTTAGATTTTTACTTAGTGACGGAAAAATAAATTTATATTTCTGAATATACCGCTTCGTAGCAGGCAATCCCAACTCTGTCAATCTTTTCCCTATTTCTTCATTGAGTTTTTTGTTTTTCGAGTTTTGTAAATCTGCATCATTTCGCTCGTCTTTGCTTTGTTTCAGCTCTCGCGCCAATTCTACTCTAATTTCAGATGGCTTTCCGTATTGCTCAATTATTGCATTAACTACATTAATCATTTGATTTAGAATCTTTTCAACAATCGGTTGTCTCAAACTGTTTTTGGTAAGAAGCTCTAATCTATCTATAGTTTTTTGCTGTTCTCTCTCATCTTTGGTCAAAGAATTTGAATGATTGTAACCCGCCAAACTACAAGATTCAGAATAATCGTAACCTTCCATCAGAAAAGGAAGAATTTTCCGCATTGCTTTATTAGATTTGTTTCCGAAAGCTTGTTTGTTAAAATCAATTTTAGAGAGTTTTTCCGAGATCTCTTCATCAAAGCCAAATCTTTTGGTAAGTGCATTTTTACATTCCTCTAAATCTTTTAGGGAATAGATGGTATGCCAAAGTTGATATAATGGTTGTTTTTCTAAACTCGCATCCAATTCTAATCCTGCTCTTTCTTCCAAGATTTCTCCTGTCTGTTTGTCTACTAAAATTGAAGTTTTTTCTGTTGGAATGATGGAAACATCAAAATTTAAAAGATTATTATCTCCTAAAATTTTATGAATACTAGCATAAGTTTCATTTCCTTTAATACCTTTTAAAATTTGTTTATTTACATAAACATCATCTTTTTTGAGATTTAAAATTTCAAGGAGCTTTGTAAAACTTAAACTTTCATTTTTTAATAAATATTCTGCTATGAGTTCTTTTTCTTCTAAAGTTGGTATCTTTTCACCCCATTTATATTTGCTTCCTTCAGGATTTTTTATTTTCAGAGTAATGGTATTTACTACTTCCCAAATTCGGCAAAGTTGAAATAATGGCGAAGTTTTCGGAGCTACTTTTGGACCAACAAAAACAGTTTTATTTTTGTCTTTTTCTTTATCGAAAACAGTTTTCTCAAAGCCTTCAAACTCGCAGACACTCACCAATCCTTTTTGAGATTTCAGTTTTCTTTGATAATAAATAATTTCATTTCTTAATTGATGAATAAACTCATCTGTAATGAAATTGTGTTTCCCTTTTTGAGCCTTAATAATGGTATCAAATTCTTCAATATACGCTTCTCTAGGATAGACTTCTTCTTTAATTCTGAAATATGAATTATTAAGATTGGCGTTATTCAGTCCATTGTAAAAGAATTGTCCAATAGTTTTATTTTCATTTTTCAATTGAGCATATCTTCCTTTTACAGCCTGAACATAATCTGTATCTTTTTTGTCGGCATTGGCTTCACTTCTTGCAGATTTATATCCACGTTTTTGGTTAAGCATATAAAAAATACGCCCTAATTGTTCAGCAGAAATATTTTCATTTGGATTAGCAGCATCATTTCTTAACTTCCATAAATCTAACATTGGAAGTTTCAATAATTCTTCAGAAGGAAAAATATCATATTTAATAAGAAGTTTTTTTAAATCACTTTTTTTCAGTTGTTTCCTATCATAACCTTTTCTCTGAGTTCTGCTAACTGTTCTGCTGTGATTTTTTGTAATTGACAAACCTCTTTGAAATTCTTCTTTATCACTTGCTGTTAAAGGAATAATTCGTGATCCCATTGCAATAATCCGAATAGGAATATTATTTTCGTCAACTTCTATCAACGCCCAACCAATTGATGAAACTCCTAAGTCCAGTCCGAGTATATTTTTAATCATAAGTATCAGTTTTTTGAAGTAAATAAAAATAGGAAAAAAAAATTTATTAAAAATGAGGTTTTCCGTAAACCATTCAAAGAATTTTTCTTTTATATTTGTATCAATAATTTTGAAAGCAATTCACAATAAGGATTATTCCGTTGTGAAAACATTTAAGGCGGGGCAACTCGCCTTCTTTTATTCAATATTTCTCGTTAATGACCTCGACCACATTCATCCAGCAACATCTAAACATCTCCGATAACAGTATTACTGCCACCATAAAACTCCTTTCAGAAGATTGTACAATTCCATTTATTTCCCGATACAGAAAAGATGCAACAGGAAATCTGGACGAAACTCAGATTGAGCAGATTTCTAAGCTGAATAGACAATTCGAAGAAATTATTAAAAGAAAAGAGACCATTCTAAAATCTGCCGAAGAACAAAATTCTTTAACAGAGGATCTAAAACAAAGAATAGAAAACAGCTTTAATCTTCAGGAGATCGAAGATCTATACCTACCTTTTAAAAAAAGAAAAAAAACAAAAGCAGACACTGCTAAGGAAAAAGGGTTAGAGCCTCTCGCAAAAATCATAATGAGCCAAAGATCTGACGACTTACAGTTTTTAGCGTCAAAATACATTAATCAAAATGTTAATTCTGAAGAAGATGCATTGCAAGGCGCTAGAGATATTATTGCAGAATGGATCAATGAAAATATGTATGTTCGCAAAAATCTCAGACGTCTTTTTCAGAGAAAAGCAGTTATCAGCTCAAAAGTTGTGAAAACTAAAAAAGATGATGAAGCTGCGCAGAAATTTTCCCAATATTTTGGTTGGGAAGAAAACCTCAGCAGAATTCCATCACATCGTCTCTTGGCAATGCTGCGAGCTGAAGCAGAAGGTTTTGTAAAGACCAACATTGTAATTGAGAAAGCTGAGGCTATTGATTTTATTGACAAAGCCATCATCAAATCTAATAATGAGTGTTCCGGACAGATTACCATAGCTATAAAAGATGCATATAAACGATTATTAGAACCTGCTATTTCCAACGAAACATTACAAGAAGCTAAAGAGAAAGCGGATAAAAAAGCCATTGAAATATTTTCGGAAAACCTTCGCCAACTCCTTCTTGCACCGCCATTGGGAGAAAAGAGAATTTTGGCAATCGATCCCGGATTCAAGAGTGGCTGCAAAGTGGTTTGTCTGGATGAGAAAGGCGACTTACTTCATAATGAAAATATCTATCCGCACGCCCCACAAAATGAGAGCGGAATGGCAATGAAAAAGATACGCTCTATGGTAAATGCGTACAATATTCAAGCAATTTCCATCGGAAACGGCACAGCTAGCAGAGAAACTGAATTTTTCATTAAAAAGATCGCTTTTGATAAACCGATTCAGGTTTTTGTGGTTTCGGAAGCCGGCGCTTCGGTTTATTCTGCAAGCAAAATTGCCAGGGATGAGTTTCCAAGCTATGACGTGACTGTTCGTGGTGCGGTTTCGATCGGAAGACGTCTTTCTGATCCGTTGGCAGAGCTAGTGAAGATTGATGCAAAATCTATCGGAGTCGGCCAATATCAGCACGACGTAGATCAAACCTTACTGAAAAACGAACTGGATTCTACAGTAATGAAATGCGTTAATTCCGTGGGAATCAACCTCAATACAGCCAGCAAGTCTTTATTGAGCTATGTTTCGGGAATCGGAGAAAAGATGGCTGAGAACATTGTGGCTTACCGTACAGAAAATGGTGCTTTCTCTGAACGAAAGGATTTGAAAAAAGTACCAAGACTGGGCGAAAAAGCTTACCAACAAGCGGCCGCTTTTGTGAGAATCAAGAATGCGAAAAATCCTTTGGATAATTCGGCGGTTCACCCGGAAGCTTATAAACTGGTAGAAAAAATGGCGAAAGATTTAGGCATAAAAATCACTGATTTGATTGCCAATAAAGAAAAAATAAGTTTAATTAAACCTGAAAAATACGTCACCAATGATATTGGAATTCTCGGAATTAAGGACATCTTAAAAGAATTAGAAAAACCGGGACTAGACCCTAGAAAAGCAGCCAAAGTTTTTGAATTTGACCCGAACGTCAAAAAGATTTCAGATCTTAAAACAGGAATGATATTACCCGGGATTGTCAATAATATTACGGCATTTGGATGTTTTGTAGATCTCGGAATAAAGGAGAGCGGACTTGTTCACATTTCCCAACTAAAGGATGGTTTTGTATCTGATGTAAATGAAGTTGTGACGCTACATCAGCATGTTCAGGTAAAAGTCACAGAAATAGATGAGTCCAGAAAAAGAATTCAGCTTAGCATGATATTTTAAAGATAGTTAGCAAAAGACTCTAGAGCTACACCAAAATATCTGGAAAAATGAAACAAAAAAAGCGACATTATTGCCGCTTTATATTATAATTCGATCTACCGTTAATATTCATTAACGTCACAACATCTGTTGTTATGGGTTTGTTGAAAAGATTGATGCGTTGGCAATCATCGCCCTACGGTTCATTTTCAGGATGTCTCTCACCCATTCTGCAAAATCTTCCGGCTGAAGAACTTTATCCGGATTACCGTCTGTCAAACCGCCATTGATGCTCATATCGGAAGCAATCGTGCTCGGAGTCAAGGTAATCACGCGGATATTCTGCTTTCTCCATTCTGCCATCATCGACTGCGAAAGAGAAACAACCGCCGCTTTGGAAGCTGCGTAAGCCGACATATTTGGTCCGCCTTTCAATCCTGCTGTGGAAGCAACATTTACGATGTCACCCTGTCCCTTTTCTTTCAAAAACGGATAAACGGCTTTGGCTGTATAATAAACACCAAAAAGATTGGTTTTGATAACTTGTTCCCAAGTCTCAGACGGCATCTCTTCAATAGAACCAAAATCACCAACTCCTGCATTATTAACCAGAATGTCGATTCCACCTAACGTATTTGCAAGAGATTCGATTCCGGCTTTTACTTCCAGTTCGTTATCGACGTTGAAAACCGCGTAAGCGACTTTTACACCAGTTTCCTTCAGTTCGTTGGCTGCTATTTTAAGATAATTTTCGTTTCTTCCGGTGATCCCTATATTTACGCCTTCATTCGCTAATGCTTGTGCAACAGCTCTTCCAAGACCTCTTCCACCACCTGTGATGATGGCGTTTTTACCTTTTAAATTCATAATATAATGTATAAAATTGAAGGTGCAAATGTACCAAACATACTTACAAAAACAGGATAATGTCTTATGATTTAATTAAAGTATATCATTGAGGAATTCTATTTAAATAAAACCAGCCTACGAATAAGCTGGTTTTTGAAAATAATATATAAAAATTGAAAATTAGTTTATGGAATAATAATCTGATCCTGCACTTCGAAATTTTCTGAAGCAGTAAACTCGTTTCCATACATATCCTGTGCTTTTACCTCAACTTTATGCCTGCCTAAAGAAAGTTTATTTCCAAACCCTCCGATCCAGATGTGTTTTGACTGTTCAGGATTTGAAGGCCTTCTTCCCGGGAAAAGCTTGTCTGTGGCGTCCCATTTGAAAACAGCATTTGCAAAGTTCGGATCGATGGTTTCGCTGTATTCCATTTCCTCCCATTTTCCGTTGTCGATTCGGTATTGTACTTTATCTTTTTTGCTTCCCATAAAGAAATTAGCCAAAATCTTGGCAGACGTTTTGGATGGGAAAGGAATTACTTTTGGAACGTACAGCTGAATCTGATGATCTTCAGGTTTTCCTGCCGTTTTGTATCTTACTTGATACTGATTATCATTAAAACTGATAAAAGAATATCCTTTTGCTGTACCATCTCTCATAGTGGAAGTCGGCAAACCGATTTCATCCGATGTCCCGGACCACCAATCGCCACAAGTTGTTCCCACATTGTATTCATGAAGATCTTTTGAACCATTCCAACCCTGAGCTTTTCCGTAGAAAATCTGCTGTTGAATATGGGTATGCGCAGAAAGCAGTAAAGCATTTTTAAATGGTGTTAATGCATCAAATAATTTCTGGCGATCTGAGTTTCTGAAGTTATCTTCATTTGTATGCTCTAATGGAATGTGGAAGGAAACTACAACCAACTTGTTTTTATCTACATATTTTAAATCATTTTCTATAAACTGCATCTGATCTTCCCGGAAACCTCCCCAATAGCCCTTAGCGTCTCTAGGATCCGGATAAAGAATATCATCTAAGACAATGAAATGAACATTTCCGTAATTAAAAGAATAGTTGGCAGGACCAAAATTAGCTTCAAAAGTTTCATCTGAAAGAGCATCTTCTTTGGCATCGTAATTCATATCATGATTTCCCATCACGTTGTACCACGGAAGCCCTATTTCTTTCATTACCTCTGCATAAGGTTTCTGCAAACTCAAATTATCACCTACCAAATCTCCCAAAGTGATTCCGAAAACAGCACTTTTTTTTGAAGATTTTACTTCGTTTACAATTGCTCTTTTGAAGTAGTCAAGCTGTTTTTCTGTGTAAGGCTGTGGATCACCAAAAACCAGAATATCAAAATTTTTGCTTTCGTTTTGTTTATACAATGCAAAATTTAATTCCTTTGGGAGTGTTCCCGTTGGTGCAGAACCTTTATATTTAAAATCTGTGGGGGAGCCATTCGGCTTGTACTGATAATAATATTGCGGTAAATTATTCTGATTTAAAGCAACCCTATAACCCGATGGTTTGATCACGAAAATTGTTTGCCCATCTGCAATCGGCAGGCTATATTTTCCTTTTTTATCTGTCAAAACTACCTGTGCACCGTTGGAAACTGCTACTCCTTCGATTCCTTTTTCCTGGTTTTCTTTTTTCTGATTTTTATTTATATCTTCAAAAACGTATCCTGAAACCGATGTTTGAGAAAAAGCCATCGCAGAAATAAACAATGAAGGTATGATGAGTTTAAATTTCATTATAATTATATTTTAGATTAAAGATTATTGGTTCCACCACATTTTTATGTTAATATTATCACCACCCATCTGCTGAACCGCTGCCTGATAATTTGTTGTATTCAGAACTCTGGGATTGGGAGGATACATTAACCTTGAAGGCATTATCCCATTGTTTAGAAGTCCCCCGTTATTTGGAAGTACCGGATAACCTGTTCTCCTTTTTTCGAACCACTGCTGCTGGTCTACAAAAAATAAAGCCACATATTTTTGAAGCATTATTCTTTCTAAAGTTCCGTTGTAGGCTACATTTGGATTTGCAAAATAATTTGCCGGCATGGCTGATCCCCATTGCTCGATGGTTGCTTTTACCCCATTTTCGTAAAAAGTCTGAGCATTTCCTGAAATTATTCCTTTAAAAGCTAGTTCTGAAAGAATAAACTGAACTTCTGCGTATGGTAAAATCAAGATATTCAAAGGTCCTTTTGCCAGATTCTGATTCATATTGGATGGCTGATAGTTGAAAACAGTTCCGTAGGCATATCCTGAAGGTGCACCTTTGTATCCGATATTTGCCTGAGGAGGCGCAATATTTTTTGCCTGGCTAAAAAACATTGACATACGGGGATCGTTATTCGCTTTCAGTGTTTCTACAAAAAATTCTGAAGCAGCTCTTCCTGTTGTAAAGTCCTGTGGTCTTGCAATCGGAGGCATTAACGGTGCAGCTCCAGTAATGTTTAACTTTGTACTTTCTGCATTGCTCAGAAAAATAGGATAGGTAGAAGGATTATTAATAATTTCCTGAATTCTTTCGTGTACGTTTATTTCTCCGTTTCTTTTCAGAATCCTTGTAAGTAACCTTAAAGAAAGAGAATTTCCGAATTTTTTCCAGTTGCTGATTCCATTTGTATCGTTTCCGGCATTGTAGAAAAGATCCGTTCCGGTAAGGGGTTTTGTTGTTACAAATAATGAATTTGCTTTTTTCAGATCATCCAGTAATTGTATATAAATGTTTTTCTGCTGATCAAACTTTGGCTGGGAAATTCCTTCATCAAGTCTGGACGCTTCAGAAAAAGGCACATCACCATAAGTATCTGTAAGGTTAGAATAGATCCACGCATTCAAGATCAAAGCAATTGCTTCATAATTCTTATCATTGCTTTCAACAGCTGCTTTTTTCATATCATAAACCTGTTTGGTCCATTTGTAACTATTGTTCCAAAAACCAGCACCTGTATTTTCGGTAATATTGTATCTGCTCAAGGTGTTTCCTTCGTTAGGAAAATCTAAAGATACCTGCATGATATCAAAAGTAAAATCATTAGCCCTTAAGTATCCTACCGAAGCCATATTATACTGAACAGGAGCTAAAAAACCTGAAACTTCCGGTTCATAGATTTTACTGTCGTCAAGATTTATTTCATCAAAGCTTCTGTCGCAGGAAGCTGTCGTAAAAGCTAAGCCCACCATAATAAAATATTTAAATATTGATTTTTTCATGTTTAAAAAAATTAGAATTTTACATTAATTTGAAAACCTACAGTCCTTGCGGTTGGCAATTGCCCCATCTCTACTCCGGGAGTAATTGTAGCATTATCCAATGTGGCAACCTCCGGATCAAACAATGGAAATTTCGTCCACATCCAAAGATTTTTTCCGAAAAGAGCAAGTGTAAGATCTGTTA is from Epilithonimonas vandammei and encodes:
- a CDS encoding SusD/RagB family nutrient-binding outer membrane lipoprotein; amino-acid sequence: MKKSIFKYFIMVGLAFTTASCDRSFDEINLDDSKIYEPEVSGFLAPVQYNMASVGYLRANDFTFDIMQVSLDFPNEGNTLSRYNITENTGAGFWNNSYKWTKQVYDMKKAAVESNDKNYEAIALILNAWIYSNLTDTYGDVPFSEASRLDEGISQPKFDQQKNIYIQLLDDLKKANSLFVTTKPLTGTDLFYNAGNDTNGISNWKKFGNSLSLRLLTRILKRNGEINVHERIQEIINNPSTYPIFLSNAESTKLNITGAAPLMPPIARPQDFTTGRAASEFFVETLKANNDPRMSMFFSQAKNIAPPQANIGYKGAPSGYAYGTVFNYQPSNMNQNLAKGPLNILILPYAEVQFILSELAFKGIISGNAQTFYENGVKATIEQWGSAMPANYFANPNVAYNGTLERIMLQKYVALFFVDQQQWFEKRRTGYPVLPNNGGLLNNGIMPSRLMYPPNPRVLNTTNYQAAVQQMGGDNINIKMWWNQ